The following proteins are co-located in the Triticum aestivum cultivar Chinese Spring chromosome 1A, IWGSC CS RefSeq v2.1, whole genome shotgun sequence genome:
- the LOC123182340 gene encoding protein RADIALIS-like 3, which translates to MASLSMSAAGRAGWTPKQNKLFEQALAVHDRDTPDRWHNVAHAVGGGKSADDVRRYYELLVRDVANIEAGKVPFPAYRPPCPGPNVGYEADRLKHLKI; encoded by the exons ATGGCGTCGCTGTCCATGAGCGCGGCCGGGAGGGCAGGGTGGACGCCGAAACAGAACAAGCTGTTTGAGCAAGCGCTGGCAGTGCACGACAGGGACACGCCCGACCGCTGGCACAACGTTGCCCACGCCGTTGGTGGCGGCAAGTCGGCTGATGACGTGAGGCGCTACTACGAACTGCTCGTCCGCGACGTCGCCAACATCGAGGCCGGCAAGGTGCCCTTCCCCGCCTACCGTCCCCCCTGCCCCGGCCCCAACGTTGGCTACGAGGCCGACAG GCTGAAGCACTTGAAGATCTAG